Proteins from one Antennarius striatus isolate MH-2024 chromosome 12, ASM4005453v1, whole genome shotgun sequence genomic window:
- the col4a2 gene encoding collagen alpha-2(IV) chain isoform X2 produces the protein MSGTMRGQHNRGLRSVRLLLLCVSAAILVSAVDAGGKKHSGPCGGRDCSEGCKCSPEKGARGQPGPLGPQGPQGPPGRPGDPGIQGPRGQRGDHGRGGIIGPKGSVGMTGVPGFSGNDGIPGHPGQAGPRGKPGADGCNGTQGESGLPGQPGYGGTPGFPGQPGRKGAKGDSLELSVFMERFRGDPGTHGINGIFGPQGDPGWQGNRGLPGPKGPPGPPGPRGPKGTMTKVLKGVRGDRGDIGPPGPQGNSTHQQILPPYGPPGPRGEKGVKGERGDLIHIDNKGETGVVGFPGPRGTFGADGGPGLRGDLGEAGPKGRDGPKGVRGEAGELITSGLWPWSSVAGPMGPTGEQGPQGERGPVGDQGFPGPPGWPASDSQQLVFDFMGPFGKKGERGDNGQQGEKGYPAVTAGPPGANGRPGARGPPGPKGTWGDFFKGSPGGRGRPGNAGFKGVKGDHGECECSIVHSRPGPPGPAGDRGDAGMTGEFGREGDVGDPGPQGEDGVPGFPGPSGLSGPKGQKGREGVATQKGHAGDTGTPGRDGEPGAQGAPGFTGLNGFPGAQGLPGEAKPGPHGDKGFPGLPGQPGAAGFRGEPGEDLRGLKGQPGIPGDDGLAGYQGVPGTPGSPGPCGSFPGPPGPPGLPGPTGLPGFPGIPGLNGVQGLHGPNGEKGEIGEQGIGGQPGPPGFPGPRGQFGVPGIKGSVGVPGLPGVSGWTGAQGEKGAHGEILGATSGSPGDPGLPGLQGDKGQTGDEGEPGYPGMDGMPGMIGIKGQSGPSGFQGEEGRPGPEGKYGYPGDPGSVGHPGPHGDIGQPGFTGERGAEGDPGPPGPMGLKGTPGAFGQDGAIGEYGSTGDPGQTGADGQPGPSGMKGYKGSPGMSGFEGIRGDKGVQGFSGQSGEPGGPGQSGPTGITGHKGEKGDRGLRGPPGRKPDIPANIAKDMKGPKGDLGFPGHHGFPGPRGSKGLPGVPGFEGYHGLPGDPSTEKGFPGDPGAQGLPGIKGMPGQTGNRGISGFDGMSGNKGIKGSPGAYGATGDKGKSGAKGEKGSRIDIPGPTGFRGEHGTPGEPGLKGLIGQTGDRGTSGFNGIEGRRGDSGAPGISGNPGAEGQPGTPGIQGQKGFPGTPGKDGHAGFPGFPGNRGFPGLKGLYGLHGLKGQKGIPGIPGGDTTGPAGDPGTKGERGEDGVPNNQPGFPGSPGLKGFQGPQGDQGQPGPPGFRGPSGPNVTSDRPGPGGDSGFQGPRGYQGFPGPRGFSGANGSPGEKGIPGVNGFPGVPGWKGLKGDQGPVGYRGPNGISGKKGVKGEQGLMGVPGLIGLKGERGPFGPKGNTGPPGARGIPGNQGSPPLPIRIPGERGLPGPQGIQGPGGGKGELGPHGPPGDAGFIGPIGLKGMPGISGTPGVPGFRGEFGQVGHPGLQGMEGHRGKSGVPGLPGMPGRSVSVGYLLVKHSQSEQKPMCPVGMSKLWDGYSMLYLEGQEKAHNQDLGLAGSCLPKFSTMPFLYCNPGDICYYASRNDKSYWLSTTAPLPMMPVEEEDIKPYISRCSVCEAPSVAIAIHSQDITIPQCPAGWRSLWIGYSFLMHTAAGNEGGGQSLSSPGSCLEDFRTSPFIECNGAKGTCHYFANKHSFWLTTIQQAFNSEPASETVKAGQILTRISRCQVCMKNL, from the exons GGTCAACCTGGGCCTCTTGGTCCTCAGGGCCCCCAGGGGCCTCCAGGGAGACCAGGAGATCCAGGCATACAAGGACCAAGGGGGCAAAGAGGTGACCATGGCCGTGGTGGCATTATTGGTCCAAAAGGAAGtgtg GGAATGACCGGCGTTCCTGGATTTTCTGGAAATGATGGAATTCCT GGACACCCAGGACAAGCCGGTCCCCGGGGGAAGCCAGGTGCTGACGGCTGTAATGGAACTCAAGGAGAATCAGGCTTACCGGGACAACCTGGCTATGGGGGCACCCCTGGTTTTCCT GGACAACCAGGCAGGAAAGGAGCCAAGGGAGACTCTCTGGAGCTGAGTGTGTTCATGGAGCGCTTCAGG GGAGATCCAGGCACGCATGGGATCAACGGAATATTC GGGCCTCAAGGGGACCCAGGATGGCAGGGTAATAGAGGCCTCCCAGGGCCAAAG GGCCCCCCAGGGCCACCAGGCCCCCGTGGGCCAAAG GGCACCATGACCAAAGTGCTGAAGGGGGTCAGAGGAGACCGG GGTGACATCGGACCACCAGGGCCTCAAGGAAACTCCACTCATCAGCAAATTCTGCCCCCCTACGGGCCGCCG GGACCCCGTGGGGAGAAAGGTGtaaaaggagaaagaggagattTG ATTCATATTGACAACAAGGGAGAAACGGGTGTAGTGGGATTTCCTGGACCGCGG GGAACGTTTGGAGCAGATGGAGGTCCTGGACTAAGG GGGGATCTCGGTGAAGCAGGACCCAAAGGCAGAGATGGTCCTAAG GGAGTCAGAGGTGAAGCAGGAGAGCTGATTACATCAGGATTATGGCCCTGGTCTTCAGTGG CCGGTCCGATGGGTCCTACTGGTGAACAGGGCCCTCAAGGCGAGAGGGGCCCAGTTGGAGACCAAGGATTCCCTGGACCACCAGGATGGCCGGCCTCTGACTCCCAGCAGCTAG tgtttgattTCATGGGACCGTTTGGTAAGAagggggagagaggagacaaTGGCCAGCAAGGGGAGAAAGGATACCCTGCCGTCACTGCAGGACCCCCTGGTGCAAATGGGCGCCCAGGAGCCAGGGGCCCCCCAGGACCTAAAGGCACAT GGGGTGACTTCTTCAAGGGCTCTcctggagggagaggaaggcCTGGCAATGCTGGCTTTAAGGGAGTGAAAG GTGATCATGGGGAATGTGAATGCAGTATTGTACATTCTCGACCTGGGCCGCCTGGCCCGGCTGGTGATCGCGGTGATGCTGGGATGACTGGAGAGTttgggagagagggagatgttGGAGATCCTGGGCCCCAAGGAGAGGATGGAGTCCCT gGATTTCCTGGACCCTCTGGTCTGTCAGGACCAAAAGGTCAAAAAGGACGTGAGGGTGTGGCCACACAGAAAG GACATGCTGGAGACACGGGGACTCCTGGGCGAGATGGTGAGCCAGGAGCACAGGGTGCTCCGGGCTTTACTGGTTTGAATGGTTTCCCCGGGGCACAAGGTCTTCCA GGAGAAGCTAAACCCGGACCACATGGAGACAAAGGTTTCCCAGGTCTTCCTGGCCAACCTGGTGCAGCTGGGTTTAGGGGAGAACCTGGTGAAGACCTTAGGGGCCTCAAAGGTCAGCCTGGAATCCCTGGTGACGATGGCCTTGCAGGCTATCAAGGAGTTCCAGGCACACCTGGGAGCCCAG GTCCTTGTGGTTCTTTTCCGGGACCTCCTGGACCTCCAGGACTTCCAGGTCCTACTGGATTGCCAGGTTTTCCAG GTATTCCCGGCCTTAATGGAGTTCAGGGGTTACATGGACCCAATGGGGAGAAAGGAGAAATAGGAGAACAAGGCATAGGTGGTCAACCTGGACCGCCTG GGTTTCCTGGTCCCCGTGGACAGTTTGGGGTTCCTGGCATCAAAGGTTCAGTTGGAGTTCCCGGATTACCCGGTGTGTCCGGCTGGACTGGGGCACAAGGTGAGAAGGGTGCTCACGGAGAGATCTTGGGAGCAACTTCAGGATCTCCTGGTGACCCAGGGTTGCCTGGGCTTCAGGGGGATAAAGGTCAGACTGGCGATGAAGGAGAACCAGGCTATCCAG GAATGGATGGTATGCCTGGTATGATCGGCATCAAAGGTCAAAGTGGCCCTTCAGGTTTTCAGGGGGAAGAAGGACGGCCTGGACCAGAGGGCAAATATGGCTACCCTGGTGACCCTGGGTCTGTAGGTCACCCTGGTCCCCACGGTGACATTGGACAGCCAG GTTTCACTGGAGaaagaggagctgaaggagaccCAGGCCCCCCAGGTCCAATGGGATTAAAAGGCACCCCAGGGGCATTTGGTCAGGATGGTGCCATTGGAGAGTATGGCTCAACGGGTGACCCAGGACAGACTGGTGCTGATGGGCAACCAGGACCTTCAGGAATGAAGG GTTACAAAGGCTCTCCTGGGATGTCAGGTTTTGAGGGGATCAGGGGTGACAAAGGGGTGCAGGGCTTCAGCGGTCAGAGTGGAGAACCTGGAGGGCCAGGCCAATCTGGGCCTACAGGAATAACAGGTCACAAAGGAGAGAAAG GTGATCGTGGCTTGAGAGGTCCTCCTGGGAGAAAGCCTGACATTCCTGCTAACATAGCTAAGGACATGAAGGGACCAAAAGGAGACCTTGGATTTCCAGGACATCATGGATTCCCTGGACCGAGAG GTTCGAAGGGATTACCTGGTGTACCAGGCTTTGAGGGATATCATGGTCTTCCTGGAGACCCCAGCACTGAGAAGGGTTTCCCAGGAGATCCAGGTGCACAGGGCTTGCCAGGGATAAAAGGAATGCCAGGCCAAACAGGAAATCGTGGAATTTCTGGTTTTGATGGAATGTCTGGGAATAAG GGAATCAAAGGAAGCCCTGGTGCTTATGGCGCAACAGGAGATAAAGGAAAGAGCGGTGCCAAAG GTGAAAAAGGTTCTCGCATAGACATTCCAGGACCTACCGGTTTTAGAGGAGAGCATGGTACTCCAGGAGAACCAG GTCTGAAAGGATTAATTGGACAAACTGGAGACAGAGGTACATCTGGTTTTAATGGTATCGAAGGGAGAAGGGGTGACTCGGGTGCTCCAGGAATATCAGGAAATCCAG gCGCAGAAGGGCAGCCGGGGACTCCTGGCATCCAAGGTCAGAAAGGCTTTCCAGGAACTCCTGGAAAAGATGGACATGCTGGATTTCCTGGTTTCCCTGGAAATAGAG GGTTCCCTGGATTAAAGGGCCTGTATGGGTTGCATGGACTGAAGGGACAGAAGGGTATCCCCGGAATACCAG GTGGGGACACCACTGGACCAGCTGGAGACCCTGGAACCAAAGGAGAGCGGGGAGAAGATGGTGTCCCAAACAACCAGCCAGGTTTTCCTGGTTCACCGGGTTTGAAAGGCTTCCAGGGACCTCAAG GTGATCAAGGTCAACCTGGACCACCGGGATTCCGTGGCCCTTCAGGGCCAAATGTGACCTCAGACAGACCAGGACCCGGGGGGGACAGTGGTTTTCAAGGACCTAGAGGATACCAAG GTTTCCCTGGACCCAGAGGATTTTCTGGTGCAAATGGTTCCCCTGGAGAAAAAGGTATACCGGGTGTAAATGGATTTCCTGGAGTCCCTGGTTGGAAGGGACTCAAAGGAGATCAAGGGCCAGTTGGATACAGAGGGCCGAATGGCATTTCTGGGAAGAAAG GAGTGAAAGGAGAACAAGGATTAATGGGAGTTCCTGGTCTGATTGGTCTGAAAGGAGAAAGAGGGCCATTTGGCCCCAAAGGAAACACTGGACctccag GTGCCCGGGGGATTCCAGGCAACCAgggttctcctcctcttcctatcAGAATTCCAGGTGAAAGAGGCCTTCCAGGACCACAGGGTATCCAAGGACCAGGGGGGGGCAAGGGGGAACTAGGGCCACACGGCCCCCCAGGAGACGCAG GTTTTATTGGACCCATTGGTCTGAAGGGTATGCCTGGGATTAGTGGGACACCAGGGGTGCCTGGATTCCGTGGAGAATTTGGACAAGTGGGTCACCCAGGTCTGCAGGGCATGGAAG GTCATCGTGGGAAATCTGGCGTCCCCGGGTTGCCTGGCATGCCTGGACGCAGTGTCAGCGTGGGTTACTTGCTGGTGAAACACAGCCAATCGGAACAAAAACCCATGTGTCCTGTGGGTATGTCTAAGCTGTGGGACGGCTACAGTATGCTGTACCTGGAGGGCCAAGAAAAGGCCCACAACCAGGATCTGG GTCTAGCCGGCTCCTGCCTGCCCAAATTCAGCACCATGCCCTTCCTGTACTGCAATCCAGGGGACATTTGTTACTACGCCAGCAGAAATGATAAGTCTTATTGGCTGTCTACGACTGCTCCTCTTCCCATGATGCCCGTTGAAGAGGAAGACATCAAACCGTACATCAGCCGCTGCTCAGTTTGCGAAGCTCCATCCGTTGCTATTGCAATTCACAGCCAGGACATCACCATCCCACAGTGTCCGGCGGGCTGGCGCAGCCTGTGGATCGGCTACTCCTTCCTCATG
- the col4a2 gene encoding collagen alpha-2(IV) chain isoform X1 encodes MSGTMRGQHNRGLRSVRLLLLCVSAAILVSAVDAGGKKHSGPCGGRDCSEGCKCSPEKGARGQPGPLGPQGPQGPPGRPGDPGIQGPRGQRGDHGRGGIIGPKGSVGMTGVPGFSGNDGIPGHPGQAGPRGKPGADGCNGTQGESGLPGQPGYGGTPGFPGQPGRKGAKGDSLELSVFMERFRGDPGTHGINGIFGPQGDPGWQGNRGLPGPKGPPGPPGPRGPKGTMTKVLKGVRGDRGDIGPPGPQGNSTHQQILPPYGPPGPRGEKGVKGERGDLIHIDNKGETGVVGFPGPRGTFGADGGPGLRGDLGEAGPKGRDGPKGVRGEAGELITSGLWPWSSVAGPMGPTGEQGPQGERGPVGDQGFPGPPGWPASDSQQLVFDFMGPFGKKGERGDNGQQGEKGYPAVTAGPPGANGRPGARGPPGPKGTWGDFFKGSPGGRGRPGNAGFKGVKGDHGECECSIVHSRPGPPGPAGDRGDAGMTGEFGREGDVGDPGPQGEDGVPGFPGPSGLSGPKGQKGREGVATQKGHAGDTGTPGRDGEPGAQGAPGFTGLNGFPGAQGLPGEAKPGPHGDKGFPGLPGQPGAAGFRGEPGEDLRGLKGQPGIPGDDGLAGYQGVPGTPGSPGGCSPTGDGGQVDLTGPCGSFPGPPGPPGLPGPTGLPGFPGIPGLNGVQGLHGPNGEKGEIGEQGIGGQPGPPGFPGPRGQFGVPGIKGSVGVPGLPGVSGWTGAQGEKGAHGEILGATSGSPGDPGLPGLQGDKGQTGDEGEPGYPGMDGMPGMIGIKGQSGPSGFQGEEGRPGPEGKYGYPGDPGSVGHPGPHGDIGQPGFTGERGAEGDPGPPGPMGLKGTPGAFGQDGAIGEYGSTGDPGQTGADGQPGPSGMKGYKGSPGMSGFEGIRGDKGVQGFSGQSGEPGGPGQSGPTGITGHKGEKGDRGLRGPPGRKPDIPANIAKDMKGPKGDLGFPGHHGFPGPRGSKGLPGVPGFEGYHGLPGDPSTEKGFPGDPGAQGLPGIKGMPGQTGNRGISGFDGMSGNKGIKGSPGAYGATGDKGKSGAKGEKGSRIDIPGPTGFRGEHGTPGEPGLKGLIGQTGDRGTSGFNGIEGRRGDSGAPGISGNPGAEGQPGTPGIQGQKGFPGTPGKDGHAGFPGFPGNRGFPGLKGLYGLHGLKGQKGIPGIPGGDTTGPAGDPGTKGERGEDGVPNNQPGFPGSPGLKGFQGPQGDQGQPGPPGFRGPSGPNVTSDRPGPGGDSGFQGPRGYQGFPGPRGFSGANGSPGEKGIPGVNGFPGVPGWKGLKGDQGPVGYRGPNGISGKKGVKGEQGLMGVPGLIGLKGERGPFGPKGNTGPPGARGIPGNQGSPPLPIRIPGERGLPGPQGIQGPGGGKGELGPHGPPGDAGFIGPIGLKGMPGISGTPGVPGFRGEFGQVGHPGLQGMEGHRGKSGVPGLPGMPGRSVSVGYLLVKHSQSEQKPMCPVGMSKLWDGYSMLYLEGQEKAHNQDLGLAGSCLPKFSTMPFLYCNPGDICYYASRNDKSYWLSTTAPLPMMPVEEEDIKPYISRCSVCEAPSVAIAIHSQDITIPQCPAGWRSLWIGYSFLMHTAAGNEGGGQSLSSPGSCLEDFRTSPFIECNGAKGTCHYFANKHSFWLTTIQQAFNSEPASETVKAGQILTRISRCQVCMKNL; translated from the exons GGTCAACCTGGGCCTCTTGGTCCTCAGGGCCCCCAGGGGCCTCCAGGGAGACCAGGAGATCCAGGCATACAAGGACCAAGGGGGCAAAGAGGTGACCATGGCCGTGGTGGCATTATTGGTCCAAAAGGAAGtgtg GGAATGACCGGCGTTCCTGGATTTTCTGGAAATGATGGAATTCCT GGACACCCAGGACAAGCCGGTCCCCGGGGGAAGCCAGGTGCTGACGGCTGTAATGGAACTCAAGGAGAATCAGGCTTACCGGGACAACCTGGCTATGGGGGCACCCCTGGTTTTCCT GGACAACCAGGCAGGAAAGGAGCCAAGGGAGACTCTCTGGAGCTGAGTGTGTTCATGGAGCGCTTCAGG GGAGATCCAGGCACGCATGGGATCAACGGAATATTC GGGCCTCAAGGGGACCCAGGATGGCAGGGTAATAGAGGCCTCCCAGGGCCAAAG GGCCCCCCAGGGCCACCAGGCCCCCGTGGGCCAAAG GGCACCATGACCAAAGTGCTGAAGGGGGTCAGAGGAGACCGG GGTGACATCGGACCACCAGGGCCTCAAGGAAACTCCACTCATCAGCAAATTCTGCCCCCCTACGGGCCGCCG GGACCCCGTGGGGAGAAAGGTGtaaaaggagaaagaggagattTG ATTCATATTGACAACAAGGGAGAAACGGGTGTAGTGGGATTTCCTGGACCGCGG GGAACGTTTGGAGCAGATGGAGGTCCTGGACTAAGG GGGGATCTCGGTGAAGCAGGACCCAAAGGCAGAGATGGTCCTAAG GGAGTCAGAGGTGAAGCAGGAGAGCTGATTACATCAGGATTATGGCCCTGGTCTTCAGTGG CCGGTCCGATGGGTCCTACTGGTGAACAGGGCCCTCAAGGCGAGAGGGGCCCAGTTGGAGACCAAGGATTCCCTGGACCACCAGGATGGCCGGCCTCTGACTCCCAGCAGCTAG tgtttgattTCATGGGACCGTTTGGTAAGAagggggagagaggagacaaTGGCCAGCAAGGGGAGAAAGGATACCCTGCCGTCACTGCAGGACCCCCTGGTGCAAATGGGCGCCCAGGAGCCAGGGGCCCCCCAGGACCTAAAGGCACAT GGGGTGACTTCTTCAAGGGCTCTcctggagggagaggaaggcCTGGCAATGCTGGCTTTAAGGGAGTGAAAG GTGATCATGGGGAATGTGAATGCAGTATTGTACATTCTCGACCTGGGCCGCCTGGCCCGGCTGGTGATCGCGGTGATGCTGGGATGACTGGAGAGTttgggagagagggagatgttGGAGATCCTGGGCCCCAAGGAGAGGATGGAGTCCCT gGATTTCCTGGACCCTCTGGTCTGTCAGGACCAAAAGGTCAAAAAGGACGTGAGGGTGTGGCCACACAGAAAG GACATGCTGGAGACACGGGGACTCCTGGGCGAGATGGTGAGCCAGGAGCACAGGGTGCTCCGGGCTTTACTGGTTTGAATGGTTTCCCCGGGGCACAAGGTCTTCCA GGAGAAGCTAAACCCGGACCACATGGAGACAAAGGTTTCCCAGGTCTTCCTGGCCAACCTGGTGCAGCTGGGTTTAGGGGAGAACCTGGTGAAGACCTTAGGGGCCTCAAAGGTCAGCCTGGAATCCCTGGTGACGATGGCCTTGCAGGCTATCAAGGAGTTCCAGGCACACCTGGGAGCCCAG GCGGCTGTAGTCCAACAGGAGATGGAGGACAGGTGGATTTAACAG GTCCTTGTGGTTCTTTTCCGGGACCTCCTGGACCTCCAGGACTTCCAGGTCCTACTGGATTGCCAGGTTTTCCAG GTATTCCCGGCCTTAATGGAGTTCAGGGGTTACATGGACCCAATGGGGAGAAAGGAGAAATAGGAGAACAAGGCATAGGTGGTCAACCTGGACCGCCTG GGTTTCCTGGTCCCCGTGGACAGTTTGGGGTTCCTGGCATCAAAGGTTCAGTTGGAGTTCCCGGATTACCCGGTGTGTCCGGCTGGACTGGGGCACAAGGTGAGAAGGGTGCTCACGGAGAGATCTTGGGAGCAACTTCAGGATCTCCTGGTGACCCAGGGTTGCCTGGGCTTCAGGGGGATAAAGGTCAGACTGGCGATGAAGGAGAACCAGGCTATCCAG GAATGGATGGTATGCCTGGTATGATCGGCATCAAAGGTCAAAGTGGCCCTTCAGGTTTTCAGGGGGAAGAAGGACGGCCTGGACCAGAGGGCAAATATGGCTACCCTGGTGACCCTGGGTCTGTAGGTCACCCTGGTCCCCACGGTGACATTGGACAGCCAG GTTTCACTGGAGaaagaggagctgaaggagaccCAGGCCCCCCAGGTCCAATGGGATTAAAAGGCACCCCAGGGGCATTTGGTCAGGATGGTGCCATTGGAGAGTATGGCTCAACGGGTGACCCAGGACAGACTGGTGCTGATGGGCAACCAGGACCTTCAGGAATGAAGG GTTACAAAGGCTCTCCTGGGATGTCAGGTTTTGAGGGGATCAGGGGTGACAAAGGGGTGCAGGGCTTCAGCGGTCAGAGTGGAGAACCTGGAGGGCCAGGCCAATCTGGGCCTACAGGAATAACAGGTCACAAAGGAGAGAAAG GTGATCGTGGCTTGAGAGGTCCTCCTGGGAGAAAGCCTGACATTCCTGCTAACATAGCTAAGGACATGAAGGGACCAAAAGGAGACCTTGGATTTCCAGGACATCATGGATTCCCTGGACCGAGAG GTTCGAAGGGATTACCTGGTGTACCAGGCTTTGAGGGATATCATGGTCTTCCTGGAGACCCCAGCACTGAGAAGGGTTTCCCAGGAGATCCAGGTGCACAGGGCTTGCCAGGGATAAAAGGAATGCCAGGCCAAACAGGAAATCGTGGAATTTCTGGTTTTGATGGAATGTCTGGGAATAAG GGAATCAAAGGAAGCCCTGGTGCTTATGGCGCAACAGGAGATAAAGGAAAGAGCGGTGCCAAAG GTGAAAAAGGTTCTCGCATAGACATTCCAGGACCTACCGGTTTTAGAGGAGAGCATGGTACTCCAGGAGAACCAG GTCTGAAAGGATTAATTGGACAAACTGGAGACAGAGGTACATCTGGTTTTAATGGTATCGAAGGGAGAAGGGGTGACTCGGGTGCTCCAGGAATATCAGGAAATCCAG gCGCAGAAGGGCAGCCGGGGACTCCTGGCATCCAAGGTCAGAAAGGCTTTCCAGGAACTCCTGGAAAAGATGGACATGCTGGATTTCCTGGTTTCCCTGGAAATAGAG GGTTCCCTGGATTAAAGGGCCTGTATGGGTTGCATGGACTGAAGGGACAGAAGGGTATCCCCGGAATACCAG GTGGGGACACCACTGGACCAGCTGGAGACCCTGGAACCAAAGGAGAGCGGGGAGAAGATGGTGTCCCAAACAACCAGCCAGGTTTTCCTGGTTCACCGGGTTTGAAAGGCTTCCAGGGACCTCAAG GTGATCAAGGTCAACCTGGACCACCGGGATTCCGTGGCCCTTCAGGGCCAAATGTGACCTCAGACAGACCAGGACCCGGGGGGGACAGTGGTTTTCAAGGACCTAGAGGATACCAAG GTTTCCCTGGACCCAGAGGATTTTCTGGTGCAAATGGTTCCCCTGGAGAAAAAGGTATACCGGGTGTAAATGGATTTCCTGGAGTCCCTGGTTGGAAGGGACTCAAAGGAGATCAAGGGCCAGTTGGATACAGAGGGCCGAATGGCATTTCTGGGAAGAAAG GAGTGAAAGGAGAACAAGGATTAATGGGAGTTCCTGGTCTGATTGGTCTGAAAGGAGAAAGAGGGCCATTTGGCCCCAAAGGAAACACTGGACctccag GTGCCCGGGGGATTCCAGGCAACCAgggttctcctcctcttcctatcAGAATTCCAGGTGAAAGAGGCCTTCCAGGACCACAGGGTATCCAAGGACCAGGGGGGGGCAAGGGGGAACTAGGGCCACACGGCCCCCCAGGAGACGCAG GTTTTATTGGACCCATTGGTCTGAAGGGTATGCCTGGGATTAGTGGGACACCAGGGGTGCCTGGATTCCGTGGAGAATTTGGACAAGTGGGTCACCCAGGTCTGCAGGGCATGGAAG GTCATCGTGGGAAATCTGGCGTCCCCGGGTTGCCTGGCATGCCTGGACGCAGTGTCAGCGTGGGTTACTTGCTGGTGAAACACAGCCAATCGGAACAAAAACCCATGTGTCCTGTGGGTATGTCTAAGCTGTGGGACGGCTACAGTATGCTGTACCTGGAGGGCCAAGAAAAGGCCCACAACCAGGATCTGG GTCTAGCCGGCTCCTGCCTGCCCAAATTCAGCACCATGCCCTTCCTGTACTGCAATCCAGGGGACATTTGTTACTACGCCAGCAGAAATGATAAGTCTTATTGGCTGTCTACGACTGCTCCTCTTCCCATGATGCCCGTTGAAGAGGAAGACATCAAACCGTACATCAGCCGCTGCTCAGTTTGCGAAGCTCCATCCGTTGCTATTGCAATTCACAGCCAGGACATCACCATCCCACAGTGTCCGGCGGGCTGGCGCAGCCTGTGGATCGGCTACTCCTTCCTCATG